A genomic segment from Dietzia psychralcaliphila encodes:
- the ispG gene encoding flavodoxin-dependent (E)-4-hydroxy-3-methylbut-2-enyl-diphosphate synthase, producing the protein MPDGPPPVLAPRRKTRQLFVGQVGVGSDHPVSVQSMTTTKTHDVNATLQQIAELTASGCDIVRVACPRQEDADALSTIARKSPIPVIADIHFQPKYIFAAIDAGCAAVRVNPGNIKEFDGRVEEVAKAAGAAGIPIRIGVNAGSLDPRLLAKYGKATPEALVESALWEASLFEDHGFGDIKISVKHNDPVIMVEAYRQLASKSDYPLHLGVTEAGPAFQGTIKSAVAFGALLSEGIGDTIRVSLSAPPVEEIKVGSQILQSLNLRPRKLEIVSCPSCGRAQVDVYKLADEVTAGLEGMTVPLRVAVMGCVVNGPGEAREADLGVASGNGKGQIFVKGEVIKTVPEAMIVETLIEEAMRIAEEMGEPVGEAAEGQGPQVKVTR; encoded by the coding sequence GACCACCACCAAGACCCACGACGTCAACGCCACGCTCCAACAGATCGCCGAGCTCACGGCGTCGGGCTGCGACATCGTCCGCGTGGCGTGCCCCCGCCAGGAGGACGCCGACGCGCTGTCGACCATCGCGCGCAAGTCGCCGATCCCCGTCATCGCGGACATCCACTTCCAGCCGAAGTACATCTTCGCGGCGATCGACGCCGGTTGCGCGGCGGTCCGCGTCAACCCCGGCAACATCAAGGAGTTCGACGGACGGGTCGAGGAGGTCGCCAAGGCGGCCGGCGCCGCGGGCATCCCCATCCGGATAGGTGTCAACGCGGGCTCCCTCGATCCGCGCCTGCTCGCCAAGTACGGCAAGGCCACCCCGGAGGCGCTGGTGGAGTCGGCGCTGTGGGAGGCCTCGTTGTTCGAGGACCACGGCTTCGGTGACATCAAGATCTCGGTCAAGCACAACGACCCGGTGATCATGGTGGAGGCCTACCGTCAGCTCGCGTCGAAGAGCGACTATCCGCTCCACCTGGGGGTCACCGAGGCCGGGCCGGCGTTCCAGGGCACCATCAAGTCCGCGGTCGCGTTCGGGGCCCTGCTGTCGGAGGGGATCGGCGACACCATCCGGGTCTCGCTCTCCGCGCCACCGGTCGAGGAGATCAAGGTCGGGTCGCAGATCCTGCAATCGCTCAACCTGCGTCCCCGCAAGCTCGAGATCGTGTCCTGCCCGTCGTGTGGGCGCGCCCAGGTCGACGTCTACAAGCTCGCCGACGAGGTAACCGCCGGCCTCGAGGGGATGACCGTTCCCCTTCGGGTGGCCGTGATGGGATGTGTCGTCAACGGGCCCGGTGAGGCACGCGAGGCCGATCTGGGTGTCGCGTCGGGCAACGGCAAGGGCCAGATCTTCGTCAAGGGCGAGGTCATCAAGACCGTGCCGGAGGCGATGATCGTGGAGACACTCATCGAAGAGGCCATGCGGATCGCCGAGGAGATGGGCGAGCCGGTCGGAGAGGCCGCAGAGGGTCAGGGTCCCCAGGTCAAGGTCACGCGATAG